TGTCTTCTTCATTCCCTTGCTAAAATCTTCAATTCTCCTCCATTAATTACAGAAGCTCTATTTTCTTCTACTTTTCCTTctcctctattttttttaaacCCTGCAAAACAATCTAATTTTTGAAGTAGCATCTCCAGCGTATTCATCTATTATTGCTATTTAAATTGaggtattttttctaactcatataatattgtatatttataatAGATATAGATCTGTTTTtcttatatatcttaattgttattttttatttgtgttatttaaTACGTTTCTGttattttgtgttattttaatttgaacttaaaatatgattgttagaagcattattatataaaaggttctatttgtttagtagcacttttgaagaaatttgttgttatgttacTGTTATTTTTGTGAATTCttatataaaagatctgaatAACTAAATAATATATTTTGTTAGGAAttgttatgttgctgttatttttgttagtgttgtggatgtttgtaaaacgtggactgatccacgttatacaaaatatagtgtataacgtggatcaatccacattttacaagttgaaACATTGTGGAACTGGATATTGCCAATAATAGACCGATGATGACATTTTCGGTACAGGAAAAAAGAATTGTGAAATGTGTCAAAGAATCGaattttttcctctctttttgtGAATGTTGCTTTGTTTGATGTATTTATGCATTACCATAGTAATTTATGACCGCAGAACCTGTaatttcttcaatatattttgttatggatttttatacaatatattttgttatggattgttatacaatatatttttttaatagtgaGTTACTCCAAATAACTTGATCTggatttcctatttttttttttgtataaggtatggagtttccacgggtatgcgtacatccggggccagaagtgtacgatgtgttaacactccaggagaagcatCGTTCAGAGGCTGTGTGGGATGGTTCCTTGAGAGGACCGACTGGATGCCTGTTTCCTCGCCGCGCGGATACTGAATTTTGGAAGCATGTGAGGcgtcatccttttcatcctcgcatccttgactacattggcctgtgtggatttaggggagtaatagaggtaggatgtgtatcatatgattgggcagtcatcactgcacttatagagagatggcgtcctgagacgcacacctttcatctgcgtacaggtgaggcgaccatcacattacaagatatcgaggtcatgtttggcttggttgttgatggttatcccttgaataatcttaatgctaGATATATCGATATTGGTGGGTGGCAACAATTGATCCATGAGCTTACTGGTTGGGCACCCGGTCtggattgttttaatggtgttagtaggttagaagtacataaattaattgaatatattagaggcttagatgatattacagatcagaccccagaaattgatgtgcaacagcgggttaggttgtacttgctatggCTTTGTGGCGGCACGATATTTCCGGATAAGTCCGGTGACTTACTGAATTTAGATTATTTGCTTGACATGCGTGACCTTAGAGCAATGAATGAACAAGCTTGGGGAGCGGCtgcattgtcatatttgtatacttgtttatgcCGTGCTTCGTTGAGGAAAGCGaaggatgtgtgtggattcatttccttattgcaggtacgtgacctttaaaattatataattttatttggttgtcctatttaatagttataaggtttttatgtatttatttttattttttaatataggtttgggcttgggagcgcATTATACCGATGCAGCCACCATGCAGGGCTCTTCCGCCACACACGGCTCTTGCACGAAGGTGGACTCATCGTAAATCCCACGAAAATGAGGCACGCGATGTTTTACccatatgtagggatgtattggACAACCTAATAGATGGCcaggtattttatcataattatggttgttaatggcGTTTTGATAGAATAGTTATGCTTATGTGTAATTTATGTTCTTTCTATCGTAGTTTGTGTGGCAGCCTTATTCAGAGGCCATCATCAACAGACTCCCTGAGTGGTGTCTGCGTGGCCGAGATATTTGGATGGCGAAAGTTCCCCTTATTTGTGGGATCTATCGAGAGTGGCACATGGTAAACCGCGTTCTCAGACAGTTTGGTAGGAAGCAACATATTCCGGGTCCATGTGCAGAGATTGATCCTTTTCATTACAAACGTGACAAGCGGTATGCTATAAAAGTGGAGGATCAAGAATATTTTACAGAAACAGACTTTTTGTGGGGAAATCGTCGAGATAGTTTAATTCAGGCCGAGTATGAAACTCAAGATCCACAGTCACTATCAgagtatttttgttggtatcgacgtcactcgcgcactttcataggaaatcctgcgcataaagtggatagaggataccaacacatggaaggcaggcatgaggcactggtacgtacattacattccattagatgtttgatgtctttatatgtgtcTTAGACCACTATCAAATATCGATTTTTTTTTAGGCTTTAGGACATCAAGAATCATACAGGTTGGCTCAGCAGACTATCCAAGATCCAACCAAGTCTAATGAAGTGAAGGAAATAGCAGAGATGTTTAGCCACATTAATACAGAGTCCATGGCTGCTGCCTCTCTGGGGACGATGTTGAGTTTCGCTCCATATTATACACCACCGGCAGAGTATGTTGAGCCGCCTACTATGCAAGTGCCTCGTCATCAACGTCCTAATGTACCAAGACCTGCGGCGCGTGGTAGAGGACGCCAATCAGGTAACAGACGGGGTCGAACTCCCGTGGATCACCAGTTGGTTGATGAGGAAGAGGTTCGTTTTGATCAAGATATGCCCAGCTCAACGATGCATACAGATGATGATGCATATCACCCAATAATAGATTTTATGTCCAGCTCATCGACGTTAGCTCCCGAGGTTCAATCACCAGCAGTAATCAGAAGTGAGGGGCCTTTTCAGGCATTCGCATCGTCTGGGCCTATTAGCCTGGCAGTTATGGCCCAACAGTTTAGTGGTCAGACAAGCAGCTCTTATGGGATGACTGAGGGGCCTTTACCTGCATTCACTGGACAGAGCTCTTCAATTGGGAGGAGACTGAGTTTTACCGATGTGAGTATTCTAACCACTCAAATAGCTTGTATCTTGTTTAAAGTAATGGCTACTTTAATcgtaaaaaatattatttattttgcatAGTCTCCCATGGAATTTGATGTTGGATCCTCACACATTCTTGTGCCGGATGTACAGACTTTAGAGCCACAGGTTAGCTTTTAATTCAAATTTTTTTGAGACTTGTGGTTGTTATGTGGTGTTTTGTCTTGGTTGCTTTGGTTGTTTGTGTTGGTATATGGTATTGGAGGAACTCcttgttacaggggagatgctgtccgattttacgTAGACAATCAATgttttttatggcatttacaggaTACAGGTGTGATACAAGAGGACGATCACCAACGTAGATCAAAACGAGAACGTCGTCAAACTCGGTGTGGCACGGGGGGGAAAAAGGGACActgtaaaaattaaatttttattatatagtGGGTAACTTCAAGTTGGGAAAAATTACTATTTTTATTTGCCAATTTCTGTCTATTTTTGCAAGCGTCATATGTTGGGGTGTGAGTGGATGATccgttttagagaaatttcaagtggtatgtggaaggCAGGCAAAGCGGATCTCCACCACAGTTGTTTGACGGATGATTACAGAAAGGATCATTccaatttgaacagtcacctaattgctactacgttgataccatatattatggtcgatccatacatcagtattaagtctgttcagcaaaaaataaaaggattgcatttttttactcctagttatagaaaagcacaaaaggggcgtaagaaagctattgaaatggtatttggtgattttgaaacctctttcaacacattgccccgatacatggctgccttaaaatatttcaatccggggaccgttgttgagtgggagcaccaatcaactacaatgcaaggtgaacacatcttcaagtttctgttctgggcttataaaccaagcatcgatggattcaaaagttgcaggcctgtcatctcaatagacggtactcatctgtacggtaagtatgagatgaaactgctaattgctgttggaattgatgcaaacaataacatttttccacttgcatatgctattgttgcacgtgagagctttgagtcctggacgtggttccttgtgttgttgtggagacatattgttcatgagagacaaggaattggacttatttctgaccgtcatcaaggaatcttgcaatgtgtccaaacacatgattggttacaaccaccatccacacaccataggttttgcgttcggcatttgaaaagcaacttcaataaaaagttcctcaatactgaccttgagaagctaatgtggttggcggctacagagcaccagaagaagaagtataaaatgaggatgaaacaaatcaaaacaatgtcaTCTCTAGCGTATTTGTGGTTAAAAGCTCTTCCGGAGGAAAAATGGACATTGCataaggacaacggtcataggtggggggctatgacaacgaatgtctccgAATCTTAtaacggtttattgaagaaagctcgtggattgccAGTTACTGCCATGGTCTgttatacgtttaaaaatcttgttgatcggtttgttgagagaagcacccttgctgatttgttgattgcggataaaaaattttggccgcgcgctgttgaaaagaagtttgatgaatactgggagaggtccctaaagcatactgacatgcaacaatacaatgcaactgaaggggtctttgagattctaacatttgcacacgaaggtaagggcggaaatatacataaagtctctgccgaagggaaaaaatgttcgtgtggaaagtggagaaactatcatatgccatgttcacatgcaattaaattttgtgatattcgcggaattcaaccaaagacctatgttagcaagtactacagttgcatGTTTTATAAGCAAACGTACAGTGAAAAAttttcaccgttgggtgatgaggcatattggccaccttctcccttcagtttaattgcaaacactgaatacgagcgaacttcaggagcgcggagtacaactagaaggaggaatgaaatggatatagctcctgctcgcatggctagaaaatgtagtacgtgcaagcaaacaggtcataacaagaatcgctgtcccgatagaaatcagtagttgttgttgcttgttggtttttatgttttttcttaacttGCACAATTGTTGTTTCTTTATGTACTCtttcaagaatatataacatgtcttgtgcagtttaatagttagtatgtaatttaacatttaccatttagttaatgtgtgacgtttatttaacttatatttaattttttatttctgttcgcatatataacacatttaattatttgcatgtgttaaaatatttatttgagttaatcatgctttaaaaatttaaaaaatcaataaattttttttattgataacataaccgaatatgatttaaatctaGACAACGTTATTTGGTAaacggaaaaaaaaatatttacaagtataacgtggacggatccacgttatacaatataaattgtataacgtggatcagtccacgttatacaatataaattgtataacgtggatcagtccacgttatacaagttttaattgtataacgtggactgatccacgttatacaatttatattgtataacgtggatccgtccacgttatacttgtaaatattttttttttcttttccgttttctgataatttaaaaaaaaaaaaaaattggggtatatcgcggatcagcccacgatatacccgttttggtataataaatttttaacgttcccttttggtaaaaaccgtgtatttttataccctttaagcTACGGGCTCTGAAAATGGGGCATGGAATTTACGACAATTCCAGTGGGAAAGAAGAAGTTTCACCAACTTGGATACTGCTCGAAGGGTCTTTGTCTATGTCACATCTCTTACATTCCCTTTCTAAGCTCTGCTTTCATTTTTGTAGCAACTTTTTTTCATCCCCACGAAGATAGTTGCTCCAAAAACAACCAAATCTCAATTACTTTCAATTAATTTAATTTGTAGTAACTTCTTTTAAGGCCAATTCTTCAGCTAACTTTCAGATATTCCATTTGTTTACTCCTCATTCCACTCTTgaaactagaaaaaaaaaatgtcatagAAGGGTAAAGGAAAAAAGGCGGTGGGTGAAATTTTGCCTCAAGTGGTTAAATATGCAATTATGCGATGAATTTTTCACCACGCTCCATAGAAAATATGGGCTATCCACTGAATTCTCAGGCGGTTAAAGTGAGCAGGAGTTTTACCCCTGTATTTCTTTTTTGGGAAATCTTTTTTCTACCTTGTCCGTTCTAGATACCTCTATCTACCCTCTGGAATCACAAGAATATAAGTATAATGTATTGAATGGCTAATATACGTAATAAACTTATCAAATATGCCTTCAGGTTCATTTCATGATATGTTATTTAACTGGACATGAAGATTACAATTAGAATATTAATTTGACTTATATAAAGATATTAGTGACGATGGAAGAGACCAGTAAAATAATTGTTGAAAAGAACGCAAAGATTGCGTCAAACCTAAATTGTGAATAtattagtatttttttaaaagttgCTGAAGTGGTATAAAACGAAATAGTTTAACTTATATCCATTGTTTATTTAAGGATTTTAATCGTCCACTTGCGGGGGTTTTCACTACCTTCCACTAACACTGATATCGGGTAAACCACTAAAACTTGGACAAATGGAAAGAAAACATTTAATGTTTCTGTTTCGCTTGATTTCGAACTTAGGATCTCATGGTTCTCAATCCGCTTTCTAGATCACTAGATATAGTAAGGTTGTTCAAACGGGATGGGATGGGACGAGAAGGGGGACGGACTTATCGGGATAGGGGGACCGGGACGGAAGTGCGACGGGAATGGGGGACTAAACAGTACTAGTCCCATCAAGTAATCCTTTTTAAAGTATGAGATTTGTAATCTTGAAAAAAAGACAAGTTATTTACTATGCCAGCGAAATGAGGTAATTGTGTTAAAAAAAGTCCTTAGAGTAATTATATACTCCTATAAAACTTGAGTAAAAATAAAATGGTGTCAATTGTGAGTGTATTCCTAGTTGGCAGAAGTACTCTATATAATAGATGGAGACGAGGGAGCACTATTTTTTAGAACCTTTAAAGAGTCAAAGACGCTCCCAAAATCACACCATACCAAATTCCCTAAACTGATCCTCCGTTCACTCATTTCAATTTCTTTATACATACTATTCTGTCATAcataaaaaaaacatatatgtgtgtgtatgactACATTTCTACaaagtttttatttttgtatacatatatattttaagtCATTGTTGATCATCAAGAAAAAGGCATGGATGGATACCCAGCATCTCCAGTAGTTGTTGCACGTAATAAAAGTACCCCTTCAAGAACCGCCACAATAACCGCCGTGAAGAACCACCGCCACGTGGCAGCAGTTGACGATGACGACGACGGTGACCCCATAGAGTGCACCGGAAAATCCTGCAAGTCATGTACAGGTGGAGTGGTAGCAGATTGCGTGGCATTATGTTGTTGTCCTTGTGCTGTAATAGACATTTTAGCACTTACATTTCTCAAGATTCCGTATATGATGGGAAGAAAATATTTGGTTAAAGGTAAAAAGAAATTA
Above is a genomic segment from Lycium barbarum isolate Lr01 chromosome 12, ASM1917538v2, whole genome shotgun sequence containing:
- the LOC132623982 gene encoding serine/threonine-protein phosphatase 7 long form homolog isoform X1, whose product is MEFPRVCVHPGPEVYDVLTLQEKHRSEAVWDGSLRGPTGCLFPRRADTEFWKHVRRHPFHPRILDYIGLCGFRGVIEVGCVSYDWAVITALIERWRPETHTFHLRTGEATITLQDIEVMFGLVVDGYPLNNLNARYIDIGGWQQLIHELTGWAPGLDCFNGVSRLEVHKLIEYIRGLDDITDQTPEIDVQQRVRLYLLWLCGGTIFPDKSGDLLNLDYLLDMRDLRAMNEQAWGAAALSYLYTCLCRASLRKAKDVCGFISLLQVWAWERIIPMQPPCRALPPHTALARRWTHRKSHENEARDVLPICRDVLDNLIDGQFVWQPYSEAIINRLPEWCLRGRDIWMAKVPLICGIYREWHMVNRVLRQFGRKQHIPGPCAEIDPFHYKRDKRYAIKVEDQEYFTETDFLWGNRRDSLIQAEYETQDPQSLSEYFCWYRRHSRTFIGNPAHKVDRGYQHMEGRHEALALGHQESYRLAQQTIQDPTKSNEVKEIAEMFSHINTESMAAASLGTMLSFAPYYTPPAEYVEPPTMQVPRHQRPNVPRPAARGRGRQSGNRRGRTPVDHQLVDEEEVRFDQDMPSSTMHTDDDAYHPIIDFMSSSSTLAPEVQSPAVIRSEGPFQAFASSGPISLAVMAQQFSGQTSSSYGMTEGPLPAFTGQSSSIGRRLSFTDSPMEFDVGSSHILVPDVQTLEPQDTGVIQEDDHQRRSKRERRQTRCGTGGKKGHCKN
- the LOC132623982 gene encoding serine/threonine-protein phosphatase 7 long form homolog isoform X2; protein product: MRDLRAMNEQAWGAAALSYLYTCLCRASLRKAKDVCGFISLLQVWAWERIIPMQPPCRALPPHTALARRWTHRKSHENEARDVLPICRDVLDNLIDGQFVWQPYSEAIINRLPEWCLRGRDIWMAKVPLICGIYREWHMVNRVLRQFGRKQHIPGPCAEIDPFHYKRDKRYAIKVEDQEYFTETDFLWGNRRDSLIQAEYETQDPQSLSEYFCWYRRHSRTFIGNPAHKVDRGYQHMEGRHEALALGHQESYRLAQQTIQDPTKSNEVKEIAEMFSHINTESMAAASLGTMLSFAPYYTPPAEYVEPPTMQVPRHQRPNVPRPAARGRGRQSGNRRGRTPVDHQLVDEEEVRFDQDMPSSTMHTDDDAYHPIIDFMSSSSTLAPEVQSPAVIRSEGPFQAFASSGPISLAVMAQQFSGQTSSSYGMTEGPLPAFTGQSSSIGRRLSFTDSPMEFDVGSSHILVPDVQTLEPQDTGVIQEDDHQRRSKRERRQTRCGTGGKKGHCKN